Proteins co-encoded in one Desulfitobacterium hafniense DCB-2 genomic window:
- a CDS encoding cell wall-binding repeat-containing protein, which yields MNSKWSPAKVYKRKAVAWFTLLIMVFSLWGTFPSARVYAAAAQPAPLLSFPGIGVGEIATVAGTKKATGELGDNGPAKDATIRIPNGGLNFDDAGNLYIPTDNRIRVIPAQDGTLYGIDVKKNYIHTVVGNGTASSSGDGGPAGAATINGTVKTMFDPAGNLYLADKNSVRIIPAQHGPLWGIEHGADLVAGNIYTLAGTGSSTSSNWDDGADLNAVSIQPKDIAMDNAGNLYIINGARIGIIPARDYGAEEALYGIATAMEANKLYTVAGTSTGYSGDGGPATAAQLKTPNALAFDGAGNMYISDSGNRRIRKVDPQGIITTIAGKETNGDPTPGPAEDSKIPGTHWLGFHAGTLYLCGSGYIYTIDSSGQLAIVADKNTPTAPANDSLKSSVFTAHGLAWDDRGNLYIADGNSRILYMRLDPTPELKTLTISGAPALNYSGIPVTYDLNDLTIAGVGEDDQPFDVTGLDAEWSITNTANAYISDHTLTVSNAGDIEVQVSVNNVTSNKLTLPVTGVAVTPLQITSTVTDRIGKNIVLEFDGPVEDVSGLAAQFRAKVNGVEAAIAAVNLGDTPNQIILTLSQWNALANTMSTPQDVTLSYTIGGQEQVRSTDGRVLENFIDQPVDNKLVQISNGVVDFAPVANEITYDSAAMTMKYRFVEPVDYDDVHLILYLTNGFFRSFDKNLNGTGADGSGKVKLLEKDTLKEVELPNIGTVVHSGGTGWLEMTDWYFEQIGGHSPLGLKLQSLALKPSTTYVIEIAKGFEFNNGSLTDIAYIFEFTTAAESLTKPYWNAGAALSYDLGTMQAGAASVQPFGLMPVTTGSALSFDPAPVTTGSALSFGLMAATPGAALTLSWPDAQDNHGTAYNNLRYNIYQNGLLLATVGGTETTYEVSGLSPGTSYYFSVEAEDFAGNKSEVNLHATVTTPPDETQQPAPGLTPDSEDKLPGQAVDIRFTDNAAWRQAVTHVLLDGVSLTSAQYTLSPGVLHIREGVIDSSGSHSIVIKATGYVDTSVTQLTAGSGTGTPGGGADIFPPTWPVGASLTGDKDKQVNANLKWTAARDNVGVTEYRIYLAGEDTPIKVVAGTVTSAYITDIGSGQVTVQVKAVDAAGNESTALSCIVGGQNVGSFTVTITALNTDPNNAVIQFDFTAGFMSPDNIANRLSDAHYLANLSQIKLYKKDTTTPIAYATENYHHYGDSGVSADKRLRRLTLTYRGLEKDAVYVVEAGAGITANNGSTLGMDYTYEFTAGGTPAVVPNNPPANQGTATNAPDNSEANKKILENLAKVTEEQRQAARLTEGHAEAGIGETSQQTLQTNDGVRLVIPPGALQGLAGLEQGAGPVRFKVEIGSVTEVPKAESASLMLDPVKFQREFSIEGINEGEAQFDVPITVSFPVTSADLPGGTQFEQLAIYWWNPDKKDWVKLGGVYDAAAGTISITTYHFSTYAVMADPVDRPLRLAGSTRFDTANQVADYGWKGRADQAVLVNAYAYADALAAVPLAYKLNAPILFTEKDRITPETLAQLQRLGVQKVVLAGGTGVISEAAEAELTGLYGEANVTRYGGQERYETAALLAGALGSTGQAIIVNTEQGRYTDTLAISGYAGYYGVPILFTRSDGLPAATAKALDDGKVSRTIVVGGTGVIPQALADRLPEATRYGGKNAYETSVLVAEGLGLSTSQVYVVTALNFADALVAGNLSARTLSPIILVDKEIPRPTADFLLNHKGKITNLIMVGGDGAVSSIQESAMRSAILAGAGSGAGDGTGDGSGANSRPAEMFDDFVPEATVLKDSEDRIQYRYNNLIPYNRVELVWYFSFGFFSTFESNLQNYVKFYEKETKTAVDLPNVVTIPITGEGHMEITDWWFDRIGGHAPLGLTLKSRELKPDTTYVIEILAGFTFNNGNKTSKTYSFEFTTTSN from the coding sequence ATGAATTCAAAGTGGTCTCCAGCAAAAGTCTATAAGCGGAAAGCTGTTGCCTGGTTTACTTTATTGATTATGGTATTCAGCCTTTGGGGCACATTTCCTTCGGCAAGGGTGTATGCGGCAGCTGCGCAGCCGGCTCCTTTATTGAGTTTCCCTGGAATTGGCGTGGGAGAAATCGCTACTGTAGCGGGGACCAAAAAAGCGACAGGGGAATTAGGGGATAATGGCCCTGCCAAAGATGCCACAATTAGAATCCCCAATGGCGGCCTCAATTTTGATGATGCCGGGAATCTGTATATTCCAACTGACAACCGGATCAGGGTGATTCCGGCTCAGGACGGTACCTTGTACGGTATCGATGTTAAGAAAAACTATATTCATACTGTGGTGGGAAATGGAACGGCTTCTTCCAGCGGTGACGGTGGACCGGCGGGCGCCGCTACCATAAATGGGACTGTCAAAACCATGTTTGACCCGGCGGGCAATTTATACCTTGCGGATAAAAACAGCGTGCGCATCATACCGGCTCAGCATGGTCCATTATGGGGAATAGAACATGGTGCGGATCTGGTGGCGGGGAATATCTATACCCTTGCCGGGACCGGGTCATCCACATCATCTAATTGGGATGATGGTGCCGACCTCAATGCGGTAAGTATACAACCCAAAGATATTGCCATGGACAACGCGGGCAATCTCTATATTATCAATGGTGCTAGAATTGGGATAATTCCGGCAAGAGATTATGGGGCGGAAGAGGCTTTGTATGGAATTGCCACTGCAATGGAAGCCAATAAGCTCTATACGGTGGCGGGAACTTCAACAGGCTATTCAGGTGACGGCGGTCCGGCAACTGCGGCACAGCTTAAGACACCAAACGCTCTTGCTTTTGATGGCGCAGGGAATATGTATATCAGTGATAGTGGGAATAGGCGGATACGCAAGGTCGATCCGCAAGGGATTATTACCACCATTGCCGGAAAGGAAACCAATGGCGATCCTACTCCCGGACCAGCTGAAGACTCTAAGATTCCAGGCACACACTGGCTGGGCTTTCATGCTGGGACTCTCTATTTATGCGGCAGCGGTTATATCTATACAATCGACAGTTCCGGTCAATTGGCCATAGTTGCCGATAAAAACACTCCTACAGCGCCTGCTAATGACAGCCTTAAATCCTCTGTATTTACAGCGCATGGATTGGCCTGGGATGATAGGGGCAATCTTTATATCGCTGATGGCAACAGCCGGATTCTCTATATGCGTCTTGACCCCACACCGGAACTGAAAACCCTTACCATAAGCGGTGCTCCTGCCCTGAACTACAGTGGAATTCCCGTAACCTATGATCTTAATGATCTGACCATCGCGGGGGTGGGGGAGGATGATCAGCCTTTTGATGTGACAGGACTGGATGCGGAATGGTCCATTACCAATACAGCCAATGCTTACATCAGTGATCATACCCTGACTGTTTCCAATGCAGGAGATATTGAAGTTCAGGTCAGTGTAAACAATGTTACAAGCAATAAGCTCACGTTGCCTGTGACCGGGGTGGCGGTTACACCGCTTCAGATCACAAGCACTGTTACAGATAGAATTGGCAAGAACATCGTGCTTGAATTCGATGGGCCGGTGGAGGACGTCTCAGGACTAGCGGCTCAGTTCCGGGCTAAGGTTAATGGGGTGGAGGCCGCTATAGCTGCTGTCAATCTTGGTGACACTCCAAATCAAATCATCTTGACTCTATCTCAATGGAATGCGCTGGCAAATACCATGAGCACTCCCCAAGATGTTACTCTGAGTTATACCATTGGCGGTCAGGAACAAGTGCGTTCTACTGACGGCAGAGTTTTGGAGAACTTTATAGATCAGCCGGTGGACAATAAACTTGTCCAGATTAGCAACGGTGTGGTGGATTTTGCGCCGGTAGCTAACGAGATCACCTATGATTCAGCAGCGATGACGATGAAATATCGGTTTGTAGAGCCGGTAGACTATGACGATGTCCATCTCATCTTATATCTGACCAATGGTTTCTTTAGAAGCTTTGATAAAAACCTGAATGGTACCGGGGCAGATGGAAGCGGTAAAGTAAAGCTTCTTGAAAAAGACACGCTCAAAGAGGTTGAGCTGCCCAATATCGGGACAGTTGTCCATTCTGGCGGGACTGGTTGGCTGGAAATGACGGACTGGTATTTTGAGCAGATCGGAGGACACTCTCCACTGGGTCTCAAACTCCAGAGTTTGGCATTGAAGCCATCTACCACCTATGTGATAGAAATCGCCAAAGGGTTTGAATTCAACAACGGCAGCCTGACGGATATTGCATATATCTTTGAATTTACCACCGCAGCGGAGTCTTTGACGAAGCCTTACTGGAACGCTGGTGCCGCTCTGTCCTACGACCTGGGGACGATGCAGGCAGGTGCTGCATCGGTTCAGCCCTTCGGTCTGATGCCGGTGACCACAGGTTCGGCTTTGTCTTTCGATCCGGCACCGGTGACCACGGGTTCCGCTCTGTCCTTCGGTCTGATGGCGGCGACTCCGGGTGCTGCCCTGACCTTAAGCTGGCCGGATGCCCAGGATAATCATGGTACAGCCTATAATAATCTGCGCTATAATATTTATCAGAATGGACTGCTTCTTGCTACAGTGGGCGGCACGGAGACCACTTATGAAGTCAGCGGGCTTTCCCCCGGAACAAGTTATTATTTCAGCGTGGAGGCAGAGGATTTTGCCGGCAATAAGAGTGAGGTCAACCTCCATGCCACGGTGACCACTCCGCCGGATGAGACACAGCAGCCGGCGCCTGGGCTGACACCGGACAGTGAGGATAAACTGCCCGGACAGGCGGTTGATATTCGTTTCACGGATAATGCGGCCTGGCGGCAGGCAGTGACCCATGTTCTGCTCGACGGCGTATCGTTGACTTCTGCTCAGTACACACTTAGCCCAGGAGTTCTCCATATTCGGGAAGGTGTTATTGACAGCAGCGGCTCCCATTCCATTGTGATTAAAGCGACGGGATATGTTGATACATCCGTTACCCAGCTGACTGCCGGCTCGGGAACCGGAACACCCGGCGGGGGTGCGGATATCTTTCCCCCTACCTGGCCGGTGGGTGCTTCCCTGACCGGAGACAAGGATAAGCAGGTCAATGCCAATTTGAAATGGACGGCGGCCCGGGATAATGTGGGTGTGACAGAGTATCGGATTTATCTCGCCGGTGAGGATACCCCGATTAAAGTTGTGGCAGGAACCGTGACCAGCGCTTATATTACTGATATTGGTTCCGGCCAGGTTACTGTCCAGGTTAAGGCAGTGGATGCGGCGGGTAATGAAAGTACGGCTCTGTCCTGCATCGTCGGCGGGCAGAACGTGGGCTCGTTCACTGTAACAATCACAGCACTGAACACAGACCCGAACAACGCGGTCATCCAGTTTGATTTCACCGCCGGTTTTATGAGTCCGGACAATATTGCCAATCGTTTAAGCGATGCCCATTATCTTGCCAACCTTTCCCAAATCAAGCTTTATAAAAAAGACACAACGACTCCTATTGCTTACGCGACCGAGAATTATCACCACTACGGAGACAGCGGTGTTTCGGCGGACAAGCGGCTGCGCCGGCTGACCCTGACCTACCGCGGCCTGGAAAAGGATGCCGTCTATGTGGTGGAAGCCGGAGCAGGTATTACGGCCAATAACGGCAGCACTTTAGGCATGGATTATACCTACGAGTTTACAGCCGGAGGAACTCCGGCAGTGGTTCCCAACAACCCACCGGCAAATCAGGGCACAGCCACTAACGCTCCCGATAATTCGGAAGCCAACAAGAAGATTCTGGAGAATCTGGCCAAGGTGACGGAAGAGCAGAGACAGGCGGCCCGTCTCACAGAAGGTCATGCCGAGGCCGGAATTGGGGAAACGTCTCAGCAGACCTTGCAGACAAACGATGGGGTCAGGCTGGTGATTCCGCCCGGAGCTTTGCAAGGACTGGCAGGATTAGAACAAGGTGCCGGTCCGGTCCGCTTCAAAGTAGAGATCGGTTCGGTGACCGAAGTTCCCAAGGCTGAGTCCGCCTCACTGATGCTCGATCCGGTAAAATTCCAACGGGAGTTCAGCATTGAGGGGATCAATGAGGGAGAGGCTCAGTTTGATGTTCCCATTACCGTAAGCTTCCCGGTCACCTCCGCAGATCTGCCCGGCGGAACCCAATTCGAGCAACTGGCCATCTATTGGTGGAATCCGGATAAAAAAGATTGGGTCAAGTTAGGCGGAGTCTATGATGCCGCTGCGGGAACGATTTCTATAACGACCTATCACTTCTCTACCTATGCCGTGATGGCCGATCCGGTGGATAGGCCTTTGCGGCTGGCCGGAAGCACACGATTTGATACCGCCAATCAGGTGGCAGATTACGGTTGGAAAGGCAGGGCCGATCAAGCGGTTCTGGTCAATGCCTATGCTTATGCCGATGCCTTGGCTGCCGTTCCTTTGGCCTATAAGCTCAATGCCCCGATCCTGTTTACCGAAAAAGACCGCATCACCCCGGAAACCCTTGCCCAACTGCAAAGGTTGGGTGTCCAAAAAGTTGTCCTGGCAGGGGGAACCGGTGTGATCTCCGAAGCGGCGGAAGCCGAGCTGACCGGGCTGTACGGTGAAGCCAATGTCACACGTTACGGCGGTCAGGAAAGATACGAGACGGCAGCTCTGCTGGCTGGGGCTTTGGGAAGCACAGGTCAGGCGATCATCGTGAACACCGAGCAGGGACGCTATACGGATACTTTGGCCATATCAGGCTATGCGGGATATTACGGAGTTCCTATTCTCTTTACCCGCAGTGACGGCTTACCGGCGGCCACCGCTAAGGCCCTGGACGATGGGAAAGTATCCCGGACCATTGTGGTAGGCGGGACCGGAGTAATCCCCCAGGCCCTGGCGGATCGTCTGCCGGAAGCCACCCGCTATGGCGGTAAGAATGCCTATGAAACCTCTGTTTTGGTGGCTGAAGGACTGGGATTGAGTACAAGCCAGGTTTATGTGGTTACTGCTCTGAATTTTGCCGATGCTTTGGTGGCAGGCAACTTATCCGCCCGCACCTTGTCCCCCATCATTTTGGTGGATAAGGAAATCCCGCGCCCCACAGCTGATTTCTTGCTGAATCATAAAGGCAAAATCACCAACCTGATCATGGTGGGTGGTGACGGTGCTGTCAGCAGCATCCAGGAAAGTGCTATGCGCTCCGCCATACTGGCCGGCGCCGGCAGCGGTGCAGGAGATGGTACGGGGGATGGCTCAGGAGCCAACAGCCGTCCGGCGGAAATGTTCGATGACTTTGTACCGGAAGCGACGGTGCTTAAGGACAGTGAGGACAGGATCCAGTATCGTTACAATAACCTCATTCCTTATAACCGGGTTGAGCTGGTCTGGTACTTCTCCTTTGGCTTCTTCAGCACCTTTGAGTCCAATCTGCAGAATTATGTCAAGTTCTATGAAAAGGAGACCAAAACAGCGGTTGATCTCCCTAATGTGGTAACGATACCTATCACCGGTGAAGGGCATATGGAGATCACAGACTGGTGGTTCGACCGGATTGGCGGTCATGCGCCTCTGGGGCTGACCCTGAAGAGCCGGGAACTGAAGCCTGACACGACCTATGTGATTGAGATTCTGGCCGGATTTACCTTCAATAACGGCAATAAAACGAGTAAAACCTATTCCTTCGAATTCACGACCACCAGTAATTGA
- a CDS encoding energy-coupling factor transporter ATPase, translated as MIELIGAGKDYPTPQGGAVPAIKNINLQIREGEFLGIAGKNASGKTTLARLLNGLLLPTRGRVMVSGMDTRRRQYRMEIRRKVAMVFQNPENQIVNPVVEEEIAFGPENLNLPAGEVRRRVDEVLELLQLTEFRKHAPHLLSGGQKQRVAIASALAMQPDVLVLDEPTSMLDAWCRKDLMTYLLTLNRRRGMTTVLITHNMEDLAEADRLVVMDEGKIISDTPPWEVFGRDSLPGMLRPPDISRLVRQLNERGGSLDPRITVRRELVDALCW; from the coding sequence ATGATTGAACTGATCGGTGCAGGCAAGGATTACCCCACCCCTCAGGGTGGTGCGGTCCCGGCCATTAAAAACATCAACCTGCAAATCCGGGAGGGAGAATTCCTGGGGATTGCCGGCAAAAACGCTTCCGGCAAGACCACCCTGGCCAGACTGTTGAACGGACTGCTTCTTCCTACCCGGGGCCGGGTTATGGTGAGCGGGATGGATACCAGAAGACGTCAATACCGGATGGAAATCAGGCGAAAAGTGGCCATGGTTTTTCAGAATCCGGAAAATCAGATTGTCAATCCGGTAGTCGAGGAAGAGATTGCCTTTGGGCCGGAAAACCTGAATCTGCCGGCAGGCGAGGTTCGCCGCAGGGTGGATGAGGTTCTGGAACTGCTCCAGTTAACCGAGTTCAGGAAGCATGCCCCTCATCTTCTTTCCGGCGGACAAAAGCAGCGGGTGGCCATCGCTTCCGCTCTGGCCATGCAGCCGGATGTGCTGGTCCTGGATGAACCCACTTCCATGCTGGATGCCTGGTGCCGCAAGGATCTGATGACCTATCTGCTGACTTTGAACCGCCGCCGGGGTATGACGACGGTGCTCATCACTCACAACATGGAAGATTTGGCGGAAGCGGATCGTCTGGTCGTCATGGACGAAGGAAAGATCATATCCGATACTCCGCCTTGGGAGGTTTTCGGCCGGGACAGCCTGCCCGGTATGCTGCGTCCGCCGGATATTTCCCGGTTGGTCCGGCAGTTGAATGAAAGGGGCGGAAGCCTTGATCCCCGGATCACGGTGCGCCGGGAATTGGTGGATGCGCTATGCTGGTGA
- a CDS encoding energy-coupling factor transporter ATPase, whose protein sequence is MLVIEAREISYTYHPGTSHAKKALDGITLTVERGEFLSLVGANGSGKSTLIQQLNGLLLPEAGELMVLGRSVADKGYREQLWQKVGLVFQFPEQQLFEGTVYDELAYGLKNMGLAKGEIDRRVQEALLGVGIEPAGVSGQSPFSLSGGMRRRVAVASILAMEPEILVLDEPTAGLDPEGSSQILETVKRLQREKGITVLLVSHCLNELILFSDRIAVLEKGRIKAQGKVREVLSGTLGEAVILPEYLNVLTDLREKGWPVHCGQLTLEEAAAEIERVRNRLGNQGGACRWPE, encoded by the coding sequence ATGCTGGTGATCGAGGCACGGGAAATAAGCTATACCTATCATCCGGGAACTTCTCATGCCAAGAAAGCCCTGGACGGAATCACTCTTACTGTGGAGCGGGGTGAATTCCTAAGCCTGGTCGGTGCCAACGGTTCAGGAAAATCCACCCTTATCCAGCAGTTGAACGGTTTGCTTTTACCGGAGGCGGGTGAACTCATGGTACTGGGAAGATCGGTGGCCGACAAGGGATACCGTGAACAGCTCTGGCAGAAGGTGGGGCTGGTGTTCCAGTTCCCCGAGCAGCAGTTGTTTGAAGGGACGGTTTATGATGAGCTGGCCTATGGACTTAAAAATATGGGCCTGGCCAAAGGGGAAATCGATCGGCGGGTACAGGAAGCGCTTCTGGGTGTAGGCATTGAGCCGGCGGGGGTCAGCGGGCAATCGCCCTTCAGCTTAAGCGGCGGGATGCGCCGGCGGGTGGCGGTAGCCAGTATTCTGGCTATGGAACCGGAGATTCTGGTTCTTGATGAGCCCACCGCCGGGCTTGACCCGGAAGGCAGCAGCCAAATCCTGGAGACCGTCAAGAGATTGCAACGGGAAAAAGGGATCACGGTGCTTCTGGTATCCCATTGCTTAAATGAGCTGATACTCTTTTCCGATCGGATCGCTGTTCTGGAGAAAGGCCGGATCAAGGCCCAGGGGAAGGTGCGGGAAGTCTTGAGCGGTACGCTGGGCGAGGCGGTAATATTGCCCGAATATTTAAATGTGCTGACGGATTTGCGGGAAAAAGGCTGGCCGGTTCATTGCGGGCAACTAACGCTGGAGGAAGCGGCCGCAGAGATCGAACGGGTCAGGAACAGGCTGGGAAACCAAGGAGGCGCATGCAGATGGCCAGAGTGA
- a CDS encoding energy-coupling factor transporter transmembrane component T family protein, with amino-acid sequence MARVKIGRYVPGDSPIHSLDPRTKLVGGFVIILAILIDDGWQVMALGTLLMIVAISLSQIGWPSVLRSLKWLWLVFFLSFAVQVIATDGRPILSVGPLTLTWEGVYRGVITFLRLLIIYLNSTLLTMTTSPMRMAGGVEALFAPLRHVGLPVSQFAMMTSISLRFVPTILEEGEMIIRAQKSRGAPFHSTNKLLRIKTGLAVLVPLIIGALQRATDLAAAMESRCYSGGSSFNRAKELRFQRIDGQAALFILFFCVLPLILFWGR; translated from the coding sequence ATGGCCAGAGTGAAAATTGGCAGATATGTGCCGGGAGATTCCCCGATTCACAGTCTTGACCCGCGTACCAAGCTGGTTGGCGGGTTCGTAATCATCCTGGCTATTCTGATCGACGACGGTTGGCAGGTGATGGCTTTGGGCACGCTGCTCATGATTGTGGCTATAAGTCTGTCACAGATCGGCTGGCCCTCCGTGCTGCGCAGCTTGAAATGGCTGTGGCTGGTCTTTTTTCTGAGCTTCGCCGTGCAGGTTATTGCCACCGATGGCCGGCCTATCTTAAGCGTCGGTCCCCTTACCCTGACCTGGGAAGGTGTGTACAGGGGTGTCATTACATTTTTGCGCTTATTGATTATCTATCTGAACTCCACCCTGCTGACGATGACAACATCGCCCATGCGGATGGCCGGCGGGGTGGAGGCCCTGTTCGCGCCGCTGCGGCATGTCGGACTTCCCGTCAGCCAGTTTGCCATGATGACCAGCATATCCCTGCGCTTTGTGCCGACGATTCTGGAGGAAGGGGAAATGATTATCCGCGCTCAGAAATCCAGGGGAGCCCCTTTTCATTCCACCAATAAGCTTTTGCGCATTAAAACCGGGCTGGCGGTGCTCGTGCCGCTCATTATCGGCGCGTTACAGCGGGCCACCGACCTGGCGGCCGCCATGGAAAGCCGGTGTTATAGCGGCGGCTCCAGCTTCAACCGGGCCAAGGAGCTGCGCTTTCAGCGTATTGACGGGCAGGCGGCGCTGTTTATTCTGTTCTTCTGCGTCCTGCCCCTGATTCTATTCTGGGGCAGATGA